The Candoia aspera isolate rCanAsp1 chromosome 6, rCanAsp1.hap2, whole genome shotgun sequence genome has a segment encoding these proteins:
- the LOC134499617 gene encoding uncharacterized protein LOC134499617, which produces MGRPRKTSGNVASPRPAAAAPKAGRVAPQSSASSRSTPATCADPTGPAPKSGSGRGSCPEKVACATKPRGARQSGQPRSAAASDGQRTDARNSSGAVAKSSTASGGAKSSAASGGPLQAMSKTQGKGRDLPAPLPPEKVAEIERKTRGQRTNPEWHSWRANRITASIAPKISNSKFANGRTSEVPQSYLKAVVEPGSAVQTPAMSWGVRNEKKAVQAYEILKSSTARKKVSVHDCGLFVDKEKTWLAASPDGIVREADTGKELGLLEVKCPYKHRNKTVTEACKDKTFCLEKEGSSYSLKKNHHYYAQVQYQLGVTRQKKADFVVHTSKETAIVPVDFDPVYWKQSVPKLEKFYTDAVVPYLEEKSSSAAWVKEE; this is translated from the coding sequence atggggagacccaggaAAACGTCTGGCAATGTTGCATCTCCACGACCAGCTGCTGCAGCCCCAAAAGCAGGTCGGGTTGCTCCTCAATCATCTGCCTCTTCCAGGTCAACCCCTGCAACCTGCGCAGACCCAACGGGTCCTGCTCCTAAGAGTGGAAGTGGTAGAGGATCATGCCCAGAGAAGGTAGCCTGTGCCACAAAGCCCAGAGGAGCAAGGCAGAGTGGCCAGCCAAGGTCTGCAGCAGCCTCTGATGGCCAACGAACAGACGCAAGGAACAGCAGCGGAGCAGTGGCCAAGAGCTCCACTGCATCGGGTGGAGCAAAGTCTTCTGCTGCTTCTGGTGGCCCGTTACAGGCCATGAGCAAAACCCAAGGCAAAGGGAGGGACCTGCCTGCGCCCCTTCCCCCTGAAAAAGTGGCTGAGATCGAGAGGAAAACACGGGGTCAGCGGACAAACCCCGAATGGCACAGTTGGCGGGCGAACCGCATCACGGCCTCCATCGCTCCCAAGATCTCCAACAGCAAGTTTGCAAATGGCCGGACCTCAGAGGTGCCTCAGTCGTACCTGAAAGCGGTGGTGGAACCGGGTTCTGCGGTACAGACCCCGGCCATGTCTTGGGGTGTCCGCAACGAGAAGAAGGCAGTGCAAGCCTATGAAATCCTCAAGTCCAGCACAGCAAGGAAGAAGGTGAGTGTGCATGACTGTGGCCTCTTTGTGGACAAAGAAAAGACGTGGCTGGCTGCCAGCCCTGATGGCATTGTCCGGGAAGCGGATACCGGCAAGGAGCTCGGCCTCTTGGAGGTCAAGTGTCCCTACAAACACAGAAATAAGACCGTGACTGAAGCATGCAAAGACAAAACTTTCTGTCTGGAAAAGGAGGGTAGTTCCTACTCATTGAAGAAAAACCATCACTATTATGCACAAGTTCAGTATCAGTTGGGAGTCACCCGCCAAAAGAAAGCTGATTTTGTTGTTCACACCAGCAAAGAAACAGCAATCGTCCCGGTGGATTTTGATCCTGTTTACTGGAAGCAATCGGTACCCAAGCTAGAGAAATTCTACACAGATGCTGTAGTCCCTTATCTGGAGGAGAAGAGCAGCTCTGCAGCCTGGGTGAAGGAAGAATGA